In Zobellia roscoffensis, the following are encoded in one genomic region:
- a CDS encoding DUF4861 family protein: protein MKSNLSIPLKLAQLSALCLIVACEPVAKSETVSVAVKNNLDFPRNEIVGVHIEDLSGVLENNEEKHLRVQEVGTQEYLRMQWMDNDQDGSNDELLFQAEVAANGSSEFLILIDSTKAAEESDVIAYSRLVPERTDDYTWENDKVAFRTYGPTGEKEALAGVPGSTLSSGIDLWLKRTDKAIINKWYKAHEANPGAYHKDRGEGYDPYHVGGSRGTGGIGIWENDSLLVSNNFTASRTLADGPLRTVFELDYAPWSAYGVKETKRITLDLGSNFSKFDISLSSEKEVPNYTVGITLHKNEGDAAINKEEGRFRHWETIDSTKVGEGIVLDPKVIEEAMAYKSDVMDQSNLLIVTKPQEKLTYYAGFAWDKSGQVSSLEDWENILKQQSQVLSSPLSVSVKKSK from the coding sequence ATGAAAAGCAACCTATCTATTCCTTTAAAACTCGCCCAGCTATCTGCACTCTGTTTGATAGTGGCTTGCGAACCTGTAGCCAAGAGTGAAACAGTTTCTGTGGCAGTTAAAAATAACCTTGATTTTCCTAGAAATGAAATCGTGGGCGTGCACATTGAAGATTTATCCGGAGTTCTTGAAAATAATGAAGAGAAACACCTTCGAGTTCAAGAAGTTGGAACCCAAGAGTACCTACGTATGCAGTGGATGGATAACGATCAAGACGGTTCAAATGACGAATTGCTTTTTCAAGCTGAGGTTGCCGCTAATGGTAGTTCTGAGTTCTTGATACTTATAGACAGTACAAAAGCAGCAGAAGAGAGTGACGTCATTGCTTATTCTCGTCTCGTACCGGAAAGAACGGATGATTATACGTGGGAAAATGATAAAGTAGCTTTTAGAACGTACGGTCCTACAGGAGAAAAAGAAGCTTTGGCCGGCGTTCCGGGCAGCACACTTTCTAGTGGTATAGATTTGTGGTTAAAACGAACAGATAAAGCTATTATTAACAAATGGTACAAGGCGCACGAAGCCAATCCTGGCGCTTACCATAAAGATCGCGGTGAGGGGTATGACCCGTACCATGTGGGCGGAAGCCGTGGTACCGGTGGTATCGGTATTTGGGAAAACGACAGCCTTTTGGTTTCCAACAATTTTACGGCTTCTAGAACATTGGCTGACGGGCCTTTGCGAACGGTTTTTGAGCTGGACTATGCCCCGTGGAGTGCATATGGAGTGAAGGAAACCAAGCGCATTACCCTTGATTTAGGTTCTAATTTTTCAAAATTCGATATATCCCTTTCTTCTGAAAAAGAGGTTCCTAATTACACGGTGGGTATTACGCTGCACAAAAATGAAGGTGATGCCGCTATAAACAAAGAAGAGGGGCGGTTCCGTCATTGGGAAACTATTGATAGCACAAAAGTAGGAGAAGGAATTGTTCTCGATCCTAAAGTGATAGAGGAGGCTATGGCTTATAAATCAGACGTTATGGACCAGAGCAACTTGCTTATTGTCACCAAACCTCAAGAAAAACTGACGTATTATGCAGGTTTCGCTTGGGATAAAAGTGGACAGGTTAGTTCTTTAGAAGACTGGG